The genomic interval GGGAGGGGCGCGACGAACGCGGTGAGCGGGAGTTCAGCTGTGTCAACGCAAGGTCGGGACGGCGATTGCAGAGACGAGGAATGAGGGGAAACAGGGGGAAACGTGGGGGAACGACGAGGCTCACCCCGGGGAGGCCGATGACGAGCTCGGACGGGCCGGGGGCTTGCCGGAGCGCGGATCCAGGGCGGCGGAGGTCGGGGTCGAAGGTGGAAGAAGATGGTGATGGCGTCGATGCGGCGGTGTTCCGGGCCAATCCGGACCCGTAGATGATGTAGTCGTGGACGGTGGTCTTCCTGGACAGCAGCTGACGGCGCGGGGTGGCTCCAGAGCGCCACAACGTCAATGGCGCGGCGGCGACCGAGCTCGGGCGATGGCTTCGAGTGAGGAGAGAGGCAAGAGCGGGGAGGGGAGGCGATCTAGGGTTCGTCAACGAGGCTCGGGGTCTTATCCGCCGCGAGGACCGCGGGATGGCCGCCACGGAGGCATCGGCGGCTAGAGTGGCCTGGATGGCCGCCACACCCTCATCTGCCTCCTGTAGCAGGAGGTTGAAGGAGAGATGGTGGTGGTGGGCTGGGCTGTTGTTGCTAGATGGGCCAAGGTGCAAAGTGCCACTAGAACCCACTAACACAGTAGTTAGGCCTAAGTGCACAGTAGGTCTCCCATATTTTCCCTTTTTATATCATGTAATATTTCCACCACTCTTTTGCATTTAGCTCATGCAGCAAACGATTTTTGCTATAACTGAAACTTGGCACATAAATCAAGCACAAAATTTTACGGTGGCACAAAAAGTTTGGAGGCAAAAGGAGTTACCAAACcatttttagaaattgaaaaggTCCATTTAATTGATGCTGGACCACTAAATTAAATCCCAGGGGCATTTTGGGAACTCCAAAAATGTTGGATGCAACATGAGAAATATCTAGGGATTATTTGCCATAGGATGAACTATTTAATTTGCATGAAAGAAGAAGCAAATATTTGACATGAAATTTGAATTTGAAGCAGATTTTGGACAAGTGGCATTTTGGCATGATGATCATGATGACATGACCATCATTAGGGGAAGATTACTGTAGTGTGATGCTAGGGATGTAACACTCTCCGTTCCCCTCTACTCCAATTCTTCCTCCCCATGAACATTGTAAGGAGCAATTTCTCTGTATTCTTGTGAGACAGTGTGTAAGATCGATCGGGACTCTAACACATAGATTATACAAAGATGATGCAACAGTTGATTTTAAGAATAACTGTAAGGGGAAGAATGTCCGTTTGACAAATCCAGTTGTCAATATTTATTGTGAAACAGTTTTTTTTTAGAATCACCGGGGGAAGAGTCCCTCCACCTGAATATATTACTCAAAGTGGCCATAATGCCAGGAGAGTGATCCAGTTTATAAGGAAAACCGGATCAAAAACCTTAGCAAATTGA from Triticum urartu cultivar G1812 unplaced genomic scaffold, Tu2.1 TuUngrouped_contig_3316, whole genome shotgun sequence carries:
- the LOC125527224 gene encoding uncharacterized protein LOC125527224, with the translated sequence GTLHLGPSSNNSPAHHHHLSFNLLLQEADEGVAAIQATLAADASVAAIPRSSRRIRPRASLTNPRSPPLPALASLLTRSHRPSSVAAAPLTLWRSGATPRRQLLSRKTTVHDYIIYGSGLARNTAASTPSPSSSTFDPDLRRPGSALRQAPGPSELVIGLPGMSEPRSQMPPPMSTTTLEAADDQE